A stretch of Lathyrus oleraceus cultivar Zhongwan6 chromosome 6, CAAS_Psat_ZW6_1.0, whole genome shotgun sequence DNA encodes these proteins:
- the LOC127093375 gene encoding alpha carbonic anhydrase 7: MKHKILLTKFLSNMLILITILLLSTTTWTIAEEVENELEFDYIKGSKKGPSHWGELKKEWAACKNGRMQSPIDMSSHRVRIVPKLGKLKKNYKPHNATLKNRGHDIQVKWEGDAGSININGTDFFLHQAHWHSPSEHTINGRRYDMEVHMVHESSKRNGKSKIAVVGLLYKIGRPDPLLAKLSKYIKRMVDVEAERSIGVIDPFKIKFDGKKYYRYIGSLTIPPCTQGVIWTINKKIRSVSRAQMKLFREAVHDHAERNARPIQLLNKREIHLYGPKSKE, encoded by the exons ATGAAGCACAAGATACTACTCACAAAGTTCCTTTCAAATATGTTGATACTAATAACTATCCTACTCCTTTCAACAACAACATGGACCATTGCAGAAGAAGTTG AGAATGAGCTTGAATTTGATTACATAAAAGGGAGCAAAAAGGGTCCTTCACATTGGGGTGAATTGAAGAAGGAATGGGCAGCATGTAAAAATGGAAGAATGCAATCTCCAATTGATATGTCAAGTCACAGAGTGAGGATAGTTCCAAAGTTAGGAAAATTAAAGAAGAACTATAAGCCTCATAATGCTACTCTCAAAAATAGAGGTCATGATATTCAG GTGAAATGGGAAGGAGATGCAGGATCAATAAATATTAATGGGACAGATTTTTTTCTACATCAAGCCCACTGGCACTCACCTTCTGAACACACCATCAATGGGAGAAG ATATGACATGGAGGTACACATGGTTCATGAAAGCTCAAAAAGAAATGGGAAAAGCAAGATAGCAGTTGTTGGACTTTTATATAAAATTGGTCGACCAGATCCTCTTCTCGCCAAG TTGTCAAAATACATAAAAAGAATGGTGGATGTTGAAGCAGAAAGGAGTATTGGAGTGATTGATCCTTTCAAAATCAAGTTTGATGGAAAGAAATATTATAGATATATAGGTTCTCTCACTATTCCTCCTTGCACTCAAGGTGTTATATGGACTATCAATAAAAAG ATAAGAAGTGTGTCAAGAGCACAAATGAAATTATTTAGGGAGGCTGTTCATGAT CATGCAGAGAGGAATGCCAGACCGATACAACTCCTGAATAAAAGGGAGATACATTTATATGGACCAAAATCAAAGGAGTGA